CCCGGCGACGTCGGCGGCCGACGTCATGGCCAGCTGCTCCGCTGTGCTGCCGGCGCTCGTCGTCGTCGACTACCGCCTCCGTCAGCCCGTCGTCCGGCCCGCGGACGTGGTCGCGGTCTGCGCCGCGACGAGCCGGTTCGTGCTGGGTGAGACGCCCGTGGATCTCGGAGCCGTGGACGTGGCGGCGTCGCGCTGTGTGCTCGAGCACAACGGGGAGGTCGTCATCACCGCGACCGGCGCCGAGCTGCCGGGTCATCCGGCGGACGCCGTCGCATGGCTGGTGCGGCAACTCAGCGCTCGCGGCGGGTACGTCGAGTCCGGCATGATCGTGCTCAGTGGCGGGCTGAACGGGTCGGTCCCTGTCGATGCCGGCGACACGGTGACGGCCCGCTTCGACCGCATCGGCGACGTCCAGCTGCGGTGTCGCTGACGCGACAGTCCGTCAGCGGCCCGACGGCCTCCGCGCACCGTCAGGGACCATGTCACCCTGAGCCTGCCGTCGACCATCAGGTCGTCGACGGCGCGCCAGGCACCGCCTTCCCGCACCACCTCGAACACCCGGCGGAGTGGCTGCACGACAGGTGACGCACGACCGAACGGAGTGCGTGGCGATGGTGGCGAGGACCTCGTCGACGCACCGTCGGGCGACCGGGGCGTGGGGGCCGACGGCCCATCGCGCCGCGGCCGTCGTAGGTCAGCCCCGTCGGGTGGAGCCAGCGGTGCCGATCGGTGCCGGCAGCCTGAACCAGAGCAGCAGCAGGATCGTCGCGCTCAGGCCGCCGACCGTCAGCAGCACCAACGGATGGGTGGCGTCGGTGCCGGCCAGCAGCAGGTGCACCGTGGCGAGCACGAACACCGGAACGCTGAGGTAATGGAACCGGCGCCACCAACCGGCCGGGATCCGGTGGCGGACCAGCGACGTCAGCTGAACGGCGAGCGCCATGTAGAAGGCCAGGACCCCCAGGCCGAGCGCGACCGGCCGCCAGGTCGCCACGAAGGGCACGAACAGGTCGATGGGACTGAACTCGATGTAGTTGTCGATCAGCAGGCTGACCAGATGCAGGCCCGTGAACACCAGACCGAGGCCGCCAACGAAGCGGTGCCAGTCGAGCATCCAGTCCGGCGGGGGCCGGCGTCCGACCAGACGGGTCGACAACAGCAGCCCCACGATCACCGTGACGCTCACCAGGGCGTAGGCGACGAGTCCGCTGGCGCGGATGACGAACCACCAGGCCTGCGGGTTCATGGTCGTTGGCGGAGCCGCTGGCTCGCACGGACGCGGCCGCGATCGTCCACGACGAGACCATCGACGCACCAGCGACGCAGCTCCGCCAACGCCTGCGCCGGTCCGGACAGCAACGCGGCCAGCGCGAAGACCTCGGCCTGCCACGCCGCCGGCGCGATCACGGTCACCGCGCTCACGCCCGTGTCTGCCGGATCGAGCGTGGTCGGGTCGATCAGGTGGTGCATCCGGCGACCGGCGACGACCCACGTGCGGTGCGCGGTCCCACTCGTGGCCACGCCGGCGTCGGTCACCGCGACCGTGCGATCGGCGGCGCCGACCCGCCACCGGTCGTCGTATGGACCGGCTCCCCAGACGCGCAGGTCACCGCCGATGTTGACGCACCCGCCGGGGATACCGATGGCGGCCAGATCGGCGCTGACGAGATCGGCGGCCAGCCCCTTGCCGATGCCCCCCGGATCGAAGCCGCAGCCGTCGGGCAGGGCGACGGTCCCCAGGTCCTCGTCGGTGGTGATGCGCCCACACGTACGGGCGTCATGGTCGGCGGGGTCCGGCGGCGGTGTGGCGGAGGCGGGGAGCCGTGTGAAGTCGTCGATGTAGCCGGCATGCCGCACCGCAGCCAGCAGGGTCGGGTCGTACCGGCCATCGGTGCGCCGCCAGCCCTGTCGTGCGAGATCGACCAGCATCATCGTCTCCCGGGACACCGGGACGGGGTGGCCGGCGCCGCCGTTGAGTCGGCTGATCTCGCTGTCCGGACGGAACCTGCTCCAGCGGCGGTCGAGCTCGTGCAGTCGGGTGACCGCGGCCGACACGGCTCGGCGGTTCCCGCCGACCAAGGTGATCTCCGCGACCGTGCCCATGACATCAAAGCGGTGCCGCAGCACCGGTCGAGGGCTCGCGGTCACCGCCATCAGCTCGGGGCGGTCGTCGTGTCGGGCGGGCTGTCGACGACGGTCAGCGAGCCGTCGCGGTCCAGATCGGGCTGGCCCTCGAGCCAGGAGCGCAGTGCCTCCCTGGCCTCGGCGTCGCTGACATCCTCGCCGATGCGCACTTCGACCGTCCTGGCGGTCGAGCCGGGCGGAGCCTCCCGTCGGCTGTCGCGCGCCATGGCGGCGACGAGGCCGAGCGCGGCCGCCACACTGAGCCCTGCTGTGAGCACGCGAGCGACGAGCGCCGGGTGTCGGGGTCGCCGGGGTGGTGTCACGGTGGCGGTCCTGCTCGCAGCGGTGCTGCACCTACCGTCGCCGTCGAACGGGGCGGGCGCAACCCGGTCAGGCCGGGCGCCCGACGGGGATCAGGTAGAGCAGCTCTGTGCCGTCGGGCATGCCGAACAGGTCGGCGACGGCGGCGTCGTCGAACGCCCCGGTGGGCACCGCGCCGACACCCAGGACGGCAGCCTGCAGCAGCACGTTCTGCGCGGCATGGCCGACCTCGATGACGACATAGCGCTCGGCCCGTGCGCCGTACTTGCGGGCGGTACGCTCCTCCACGCCCGCGATCGCGATCACTGCAGGGGCGGTGTGGAAGGCGCGCTGGTCCAGCGCGGCCGCCGCGAGATCGTCGCGGATGTCGGTGCTCGACACGGCCGCGACCTCATGACCGGGGGGACGGTAGTGGTAGACGCCACCCTCGTGGGCGACGTAGATCTCGAGTGGGTACAGACCGCCGGCGGACGGTGCCGTGCGGCCCTGCTCGCGCTGGCCCTGGGCGGCCCAGAGCAGCTGCCCCAGCTGGCCGAGCGTCAGCGGTTCGGGGTCGAACTCGCGCACCGACCCCCGTCGCAGGATCGCCTGCTCCAGCGACGTCTCGCCGTCGGTCCGAGGGGGCGGCAGGGCCAATGCCGGCACCACCCGCACGGGGTCGTCGCGGGCGACGGTACCGTCGCCCGCCCGCAGCGCCACCGCCGTGACCCCGGCCATGATGAGCGACACGGTAACGGACAGGACGGCCGCAACGATCGTCCGTCGCCGATCTGGACGCGCCATGGACCCACCGTAGAGGGGATCACCCGTTCGGTCGCCGTGCGCAGGTGCTATCGGCAGGATTCAGAGCTATCACATACTATTGAAGGTCATGAAGCCCAGCCGGGGACCAGCTGTCGTACGTCGAGCACGTCGGCCGGTTCTGGGAGGAGTTCGGGCAGCCCCGCACCGCAGGCCGGATCTTGGCTGGTTGATGATCTGCGAGCCGCCGGAGCAGTCGTCGTCGGATCTCGCCGACGCCCTGCAGATCAGCGCCGGGTCGGTGTCGACCACGACTCGGCAGCTCGTCCGGCTCGGCGTCGCGGACCGGGTCACCTACGCCGGCGACCGAGCGTCGTACCTCCGACTGCACGACCACTGTGGATCAAGGTCCTCCGCGCCCGGATGGAAGGGTTGCGGAGGCTGCACGAGGTGGCGGAGGCGGCCGAACCCGTGCTGCCCGAGGTCGAGCCGGAACGTGTCACCGAGCTGGCCTGGGTCACCGGGTTCATGCTGCAGCAATGGCCGGCGCTGATGGAGCGCATGCAGCGGGAGCTGGAACGACGAGGGAACCTGCCATGACGAACGACGCCATCGAGGTCGAGGACCTGGCCTACTCGTACGGTGACGTACGCGCGGTGGACGGCGTGTCGTTCACCGTCGGCTCCGGCGAGATCCTCGGGTTCCTGGGCCCCAACGGCGCGGGCAAGTCGACGACCATCAAGATGCTGACCGGCCAGCTGAAGCCGGAGTCGGGAACCATCCGCATCCTCGGCATGGACCATCGGCGACAGCGGGAGCAGATCCAGGCCCGCATGGGCGTGTGCTTCGAGGAGAAGAACCTCTACGAGAGCATGAGCGGGCGGGAGAACCTCCGCTTCTACGCCACCCTGTTCGGCATCAGGGACCTGGACAGCGACACGCTGCTGCGCCGGGTGGGTCTGGCGGACCGCGGTGGGGACCGCGTGGCGAAGTACTCGAAGGGCATGCGGCAGCGACTCATGATGGCCAGGACGCTGGTCAACTCGCCGGACGTGCTGTTCCTCGACGAGCCCACCGACGGCCTCGACCCGGTGTCCGCGCAGGCGATCCGCACGTTGATCGCGCAGGAGGCAGCCCGCGGCGCGGCCGTGCTGCTCACCACACACGACATGCATGAGGCCGACGAGCTCTCCGACCGGGTCGCCTTCATCAACGAGGGCCGGCTGTACGCGATCGACACGCCCGAGAACCTCAAGCTCGAGCACGGCCGACGGTCGGTCAGGGTACGCGTGCGCGCAGGAGAGGGCGTCGAGGAACGGACGGTGGCGCTCGACGACGCGGCCGCGGGGGAGGCGCTCAAGGCCGCCGTGGCGTCCGCGGACGTCATGACGATCCACACGGAGGAGGCGACGCTCGAGGACATCTTCATCGAGATGACCGGGAGGAGGCTCGGGGGATGAGCCGGCCGGTGTCGCGTGCGACGGTCATCTCCGCGATCGTGCGCAAGGACCTCGCCGAGTACACGCGGGACAGGCTGTGGGCCTTCCTGACGGTGCTGGTCCTCGTCGTGGTCGTCGCGCTGTTCTGGATCCTGCCCGATGACGTGAACGAGACCATCACCGTCGGGGTGACCGGCCTTGGCGAACCGGCGGCGCTGGCCGACCTCCAGACCTCGGAGGAGGGTCTCGTCACGGTGCCGTTCGCTTCCGAGGACGATCTTCGTGCGGTCGTGGCCGGCGATGCCGACGCCTGGACGGTCGATGGTGAGACGGTCGTCATCCGCACTGGCTCGGAAACCTCGCCGCCCGCCGGTGCCGAGCAGGCGGACGTGTCGATCGGCCTCGCCTTCCCCGACGACTTCGTCCAGGCGGCGGCAGCCGGTGAGACGACGCAGGCCACGGTCTACGTGGATGCCGCGGTGCCCGAGGAGATCGCGCTCGCGATGTCGAGCGTGGTCACCGAGATCGCGTACGCCCTGGTCGGCGAGCCGTTCCCGGTCGACACCGCTGACCCGACCGAGACGTTCGTCGTGCTCGGCGAGGACAGGGCGGGCAACCAGGTGTCGGCTCGCGACGGGTTCCGACCGGTCTTCGTGTTCCTCATCCTGACGATGGAGATGTTCGTCATGGCGTCGCTCATCGCCAAGGAGATCCAGGACCGAACGGTGACGGCCGTGCTGGTGACGCCGGCCAGCGTCGGTGACGTGCTCGCTGCCAAGGGGATCACCGGCGCCCTGAGCGGCCTGGTGCAGGCGGTGATCGTTCTCGTGGCGATCGACTCGCTGTCACCGCACCCGCTGTTGATCCTGACCCTGCTGCTGCTCGGATCTGTGCTGATCAGCGGGACGGCGATGATCGTCGGGTCGACGGGCAGGGACTTCATCAGCACCCTGTTCTACGGGATGGCGTACATGGTGCCACTGCTCATCCCCGCGTTCGCGGCACTGTTCCCCGGCACGGCGGCCGCGTGGGTGCGTGTCCTCCCGTCGTACCCCCTCGTCAGGGGGCTGGTCGACGTCACGACGTACGGCGCGGGGTGGTCGGACACGCTGCCCGAGCTGGCGGCCCTGTTCGTGTGGTGCGTGGCGTTGTTCGGGCTCGGATGGATCGTCCTGCGGAGGAAGGTGCAGACGCTGTGAGCCTCACGCGTACGTCGAGGATCCTCGCCAAGGACCTGCAGCTGGGACCTCGTTCCCCGGTCTTCCTGTGGGTGCTGCTCCTGCCACTGCTCATCACGTTCGTGATCCAGGGGGCGTTCGGGGATCTGTTCGATCCGCAGCCTCGCCTCGGCATCGTCGATCAGGGCAGCTCGGCGATCACGACCACCGCACGGGACCTCGAGGGGATCGAGGTCACCGTCCTCGCCGACACCGACACCCTCACGCGGCAAGTGGAGAGCAACGACCTGGATGCCGGGCTGGTGCTGCCGGCCGGCTTCGACGAGGACGTCAGGTCGGGCGCGCGTCCGCCGCTGGACTTCTACGTCGGAGGGGAGAGCCTCGCATCGAACAGGATCATCCTGGCGGTCGCCACGATCGATCTGGTGCGCGAGGTCGAGGGCCAGACACCGCCCGTCGACGTCGAGGTCGTGTCCCTCGGCGACGAGGTGCTGCCGCTGTCGGTTCGGCTGGTCCCGTTCATCGTGATGTACGCGCTCGTGATCGCCGGAGTCTTCCTCCCGTCGTTCAGCCTCGCCGACGAGCGCGAGAAGCACACCCTCGACGCGCTGCTCGTGACGCCGATGAAGCTGTCCGAGGTCGTCGTCGCCAAGGGGGTGCTGGGGTTCGGCCTTGCGATCGCCATGGCGATCGTCACGTTGTGGCTGAACGGCGCGCTGGCCGTTCGGGCGCTGCCGCTGCTCGTCGTGCTCTCGGTCGCGGGGCTTCTCCTGGTCGAGATCGGACTCGTCTACGGCACGGCGTCGAAGAACGTGACCGGCGTGTTCACGCTGATCAAGGGCACCGGGTTCATCCTGCTGGGGCCGACCGTGTTCTACATCTTCCCGGACTGGCCCCAGTGGATCGCCAAGCTCTTCCCGACCTACTGGGTGATCAACCCGGTCTACGAGGTGACCGTCAACAGCGCCGGACTGGACGTCGTCTGGGTGGAACTGGCGATCGCGCTCGGGGTCATCGCCGCGATGATCGCGCCGATCCTGTTCCTCACGCGGAGGCTGGAGACCGGCCTCGGCATGGCGTCATAGCGTGCCCGCTCGGACCATCATGGGTGGAAAGCGACGGTAGGGCTGGCCGTGTCCGATGATGGCGTGACGTTGTTCCTCTGTGGCGACGTGATGCTCGGCCGTGGCGTCGATCAGATCCTCCCGTACCCGGGTGATCCAACGCTGCGGGAGCCCGTGGTCCACGACGCCCGCGACTACGTCGCGATGGCGGAGCGGGCCAACGGTCCGATCCCGCGACCGGTCGACGTCTCGTGGCCCTGGGGGGACGCCTTGCAGGTCCTCGACAGCGCGACACCCGACGTCCGGATCGTGAACCTCGAGACCAGCGCCACGCGGAGTGGGCGCTTCGATCCGGACAAGCGCGTCCACTACCGGATGAACCCGGCCAACCTGCCTGCTCTCGCCGTCGCCCGGCCAGACGTCTGCACGGTGGCGAACAACCACGTGCTGGACTTCGGCCGCGAGGGCCTCCGCGAGACGCTCCATGCGCTGTCCGAGGCGGGCCTGCGGACAGCCGGAGCGGGGACCGACGTGGATGAGGCGCGGCGGCCGGTGACCGTTCGGCTCGATCGCGGGGCCCGGGTCCTGGTTGGTGCGGTCGGCATGGTGTCGAGCGGCATCCCGCCCTCGTGGGCCGCGTCCGAGAGCCGGCCTGGCGTGCACGTCCCTCCCGCATCCTCTCACGCGGCGGCCACTGCCATCGTCGAGCGGCTCTGCCGGCGCAAGGAATCCCGGGACATCGCCGTGGCCTCGCTGCATTGGGGTTCCAACTGGGGTTACGAGGTCTCCCAGCGGCAGACGGATCTCGCTCACGCACTGATCGACGGTGGTGTCGATGTGGTGTTCGGCCATTCGTCCCACCATCCCCGCCCCATCGAGGTGTACCACGGCAAGCTGATCCTGTACGGGTGCGGCGACACCATCGACGACTACGAAGGCATCGCCGGCCACGAGGAGTACCGCAGCGACCTGCGGCTGCTGTACCTGGCGTCGGTGGCGCCCGACACGGGCGTGCTGACGGGCCTGCGCATGTGGGCGATGCGCGCCAGAAGGATGCGGCTCGAACGTGCGTCGGGTGCCGACACCAGCTGGTTGCGGGCCACGCTCGATCGCATCAGCCGTCCGTATGGTGCGCGAGTGCTCACCACGCCAGACGGTGCATTGTCGCTCGAGTGGGACGCTCAGGGCGGTGGCTCGACGGCGTGATGACACAGCCAAGGACGCGGAGTCGTGCATTTCGTCGCAGCGGCCCGCCGCCCACGGATTGGCGACCATCGCGGATTGCCGCGCGTAGGCTTGTGACTAGCAAGTGACTATGAGGAGCAGCCGTGGGCGGGCGCGACGAGACCGAGCTTGATGCCTATTCCCGCGTGGTGACGACGGTGGCCGACCGCCTGCTGCCGTCGATCGCAAGCCTGAAGCTGATGCAGCGGGTGCGAGGTGGCCGCAGGCCGGCGGCATCCGGCTCGGCGGTCGCGCTGACACCCGACGGTCACCTGGTGACGTCGGCACACGTGGTCTCAGGCGCGCGCGAGGGCACGGCGACGTTCGCGGACGGCCATGAGGTGGACTTCGAGGTCGTCGGGGGTGACGATCTGTCCGAGCTCGCGGTGGTGCGTGTCCATGGCGACGTGCTGCCGGCTCAGCTGGGCGACGCAGCGACGCTGCGGGTCGGACAGCTGGTCGTGGCGGTCGGCAATCCCTTGGGCATGGCTGGATCGGTGTCGGCCGGCGTCGTCAGCGCGCTCGGCCGGTCGTTCGTCACCTCGGCGGGCCGCCATGGCCGTGTGGTCGACAACGTCATCCAGACCGACGCCGCGCTGCATCCGGGCAATTCGGGCGGCGCCCTGGCCGATGGCAGAGGATCGGTCGTGGGTATCAACACCGCGGTCATCGGCCCGCACATCGGTCAGGGCCTCGGGCTGGCGGTCCCGGTCAACAACACAACCAAGCGGATCATCGCAGCGCTGATGCGCGACGGTCACGTCCGCCGTGCGTGGCTGGGCGTCGGTGGTGGCGGACGCCCGCTGCCACCGAAGGCCGCGCGCGAACTGGGTCAACAGCACGGGGTCGAGGTGCTGTCGGTCGTGCCGGACAGTCCGGCTGGTCGCGGTGGCATCCGTCCCGAGGACATCGTCGTCACCGTCGACGGTGTTCCGACCCCCGACGTCGGCTCGCTGCAGCACCTGCTGACTGCCGCGCGCATCGGACGGCGGGTCCCCGTCGTGGTCGTGCGGCATGGGCAGGTGGTGCACCTGCACGTGCGCCCGACCGAGCTCGAGACCGCGCGCACCTAGCAGAGCGACCGCAGCACCGCTTCCGCGTGGGACGCCGCTGCCGATGCTCGGGACCTCTCCATCGAGCGATGTGGGACGCCGGAACGTCGTCGCCAACATCTGCTGTCGCTGGACGGCCGTGTCCACGGACGCGCCGGCGACCAGGACATGGCTGGATCGCGGCTCACGCCGTGGCGGACGCGCCGCGTGACCTCACGGTGCGGATGACCGACGCGGCCACCACCGTGCTGCCTGGCCGATCGCCGAGGTCACCTACCTACGCGACCAGTCCGGCGGCGACATCGTGTGCTCAACAGCAGCAGTGTCATCCGGGCCCTGCTGGACGCCGACGACCGCTGAGCATCACGCTGTGCCTGAGCTCGTCGGCGGCGGCGCGCGGCTGTTCGAGGACGGCCTGCCCGCCACGTCGTGGTCGCTCAGCGACTGTCAACGACCGGGACCGGGGCTCTCTGCCTGATCTACGACCAGGTTCGCGGCGAACGCTGACCAACACGCCGCGTCCAGGAAGAAGCTGCGGACTCCGCCGACGGTGACGCTGTCGTAGTCCACGGCGACGATGGCCGGCATTTCCCGGTCGCGCATCGCTCGGGTCCCGGCCACCCACTGGTCGTCGCAGAGCGAGCCGGCCATAGGTTCCTCTATCGTGTCGTCGGGAGCCTGGAGCCGACCGCGCCGGATCGCGGAGCCCGGCCCGTGCGGTTGACCGCGCCCCCGAGGAGGTGGTTGGGGATGACCAGGGGCGCAGGGGGCGCGCGGCTCACGACGCTGCCAGGCGTCCGAGCCATGATCGGCTACCAGCGTGGCTGGTTGGGAGCCGATGTCAGCGCCGGTCTGGTGCTCACCGCGTTGCTGGTACCCCAGGGCATGGCGTACGCCGAGCTGGCGGGGCTGCCTGCGGTGACCGGCCTGTACACGACCGTCCTCGCGCTCGCGGCGTACGCTGTGTTCGGTCCCTCGCGGATCCTCGTGCTGGGACCTGATTCGGCGCTGGCACCGCTCATCGCCGCGGCTGTGATCCCGCTCGCCGCGGGTGATCCCACGCAGGCCGTGGCGTTGGCCGCCGTCCTCGCGCTGCTGACCGGCGCGGTCTGCGTCGGCACCGGCCTCGCCCGATTGGGGACGATCACCGAACTGCTGTCGAAGCCGGTCCGCGTCGGCTACATCAACGGCATCGCCCTGGTCGTGCTGGTCAGCCAGCTGCCGAAGCTCCTGGGCTTCTCCAGCGACGCCGACGGGTTCGTCGCCGAGGTGGCGGCCATCGGGTCCGGCATCGGCA
The DNA window shown above is from Euzebyales bacterium and carries:
- a CDS encoding fumarylacetoacetate hydrolase family protein, whose protein sequence is MNDVKQAAAWLRDASRGGDPIDLLTPHPSLELDDGYEIQDCMLADRRRDGEIVVGAAVAAIGRTIPPTMAAAEPLYRWLTDAMHVDAGTTLARSSLLRARVRPEIAFIVDRDMDDPATSAADVMASCSAVLPALVVVDYRLRQPVVRPADVVAVCAATSRFVLGETPVDLGAVDVAASRCVLEHNGEVVITATGAELPGHPADAVAWLVRQLSARGGYVESGMIVLSGGLNGSVPVDAGDTVTARFDRIGDVQLRCR
- a CDS encoding ferric reductase-like transmembrane domain-containing protein codes for the protein MNPQAWWFVIRASGLVAYALVSVTVIVGLLLSTRLVGRRPPPDWMLDWHRFVGGLGLVFTGLHLVSLLIDNYIEFSPIDLFVPFVATWRPVALGLGVLAFYMALAVQLTSLVRHRIPAGWWRRFHYLSVPVFVLATVHLLLAGTDATHPLVLLTVGGLSATILLLLWFRLPAPIGTAGSTRRG
- a CDS encoding FAD:protein FMN transferase, yielding MTASPRPVLRHRFDVMGTVAEITLVGGNRRAVSAAVTRLHELDRRWSRFRPDSEISRLNGGAGHPVPVSRETMMLVDLARQGWRRTDGRYDPTLLAAVRHAGYIDDFTRLPASATPPPDPADHDARTCGRITTDEDLGTVALPDGCGFDPGGIGKGLAADLVSADLAAIGIPGGCVNIGGDLRVWGAGPYDDRWRVGAADRTVAVTDAGVATSGTAHRTWVVAGRRMHHLIDPTTLDPADTGVSAVTVIAPAAWQAEVFALAALLSGPAQALAELRRWCVDGLVVDDRGRVRASQRLRQRP
- a CDS encoding SagB/ThcOx family dehydrogenase codes for the protein MARPDRRRTIVAAVLSVTVSLIMAGVTAVALRAGDGTVARDDPVRVVPALALPPPRTDGETSLEQAILRRGSVREFDPEPLTLGQLGQLLWAAQGQREQGRTAPSAGGLYPLEIYVAHEGGVYHYRPPGHEVAAVSSTDIRDDLAAAALDQRAFHTAPAVIAIAGVEERTARKYGARAERYVVIEVGHAAQNVLLQAAVLGVGAVPTGAFDDAAVADLFGMPDGTELLYLIPVGRPA
- a CDS encoding ABC transporter ATP-binding protein, with the translated sequence MTNDAIEVEDLAYSYGDVRAVDGVSFTVGSGEILGFLGPNGAGKSTTIKMLTGQLKPESGTIRILGMDHRRQREQIQARMGVCFEEKNLYESMSGRENLRFYATLFGIRDLDSDTLLRRVGLADRGGDRVAKYSKGMRQRLMMARTLVNSPDVLFLDEPTDGLDPVSAQAIRTLIAQEAARGAAVLLTTHDMHEADELSDRVAFINEGRLYAIDTPENLKLEHGRRSVRVRVRAGEGVEERTVALDDAAAGEALKAAVASADVMTIHTEEATLEDIFIEMTGRRLGG
- a CDS encoding ABC transporter permease — protein: MSRPVSRATVISAIVRKDLAEYTRDRLWAFLTVLVLVVVVALFWILPDDVNETITVGVTGLGEPAALADLQTSEEGLVTVPFASEDDLRAVVAGDADAWTVDGETVVIRTGSETSPPAGAEQADVSIGLAFPDDFVQAAAAGETTQATVYVDAAVPEEIALAMSSVVTEIAYALVGEPFPVDTADPTETFVVLGEDRAGNQVSARDGFRPVFVFLILTMEMFVMASLIAKEIQDRTVTAVLVTPASVGDVLAAKGITGALSGLVQAVIVLVAIDSLSPHPLLILTLLLLGSVLISGTAMIVGSTGRDFISTLFYGMAYMVPLLIPAFAALFPGTAAAWVRVLPSYPLVRGLVDVTTYGAGWSDTLPELAALFVWCVALFGLGWIVLRRKVQTL
- a CDS encoding ABC transporter permease — its product is MSLTRTSRILAKDLQLGPRSPVFLWVLLLPLLITFVIQGAFGDLFDPQPRLGIVDQGSSAITTTARDLEGIEVTVLADTDTLTRQVESNDLDAGLVLPAGFDEDVRSGARPPLDFYVGGESLASNRIILAVATIDLVREVEGQTPPVDVEVVSLGDEVLPLSVRLVPFIVMYALVIAGVFLPSFSLADEREKHTLDALLVTPMKLSEVVVAKGVLGFGLAIAMAIVTLWLNGALAVRALPLLVVLSVAGLLLVEIGLVYGTASKNVTGVFTLIKGTGFILLGPTVFYIFPDWPQWIAKLFPTYWVINPVYEVTVNSAGLDVVWVELAIALGVIAAMIAPILFLTRRLETGLGMAS
- a CDS encoding CapA family protein encodes the protein MTLFLCGDVMLGRGVDQILPYPGDPTLREPVVHDARDYVAMAERANGPIPRPVDVSWPWGDALQVLDSATPDVRIVNLETSATRSGRFDPDKRVHYRMNPANLPALAVARPDVCTVANNHVLDFGREGLRETLHALSEAGLRTAGAGTDVDEARRPVTVRLDRGARVLVGAVGMVSSGIPPSWAASESRPGVHVPPASSHAAATAIVERLCRRKESRDIAVASLHWGSNWGYEVSQRQTDLAHALIDGGVDVVFGHSSHHPRPIEVYHGKLILYGCGDTIDDYEGIAGHEEYRSDLRLLYLASVAPDTGVLTGLRMWAMRARRMRLERASGADTSWLRATLDRISRPYGARVLTTPDGALSLEWDAQGGGSTA
- a CDS encoding trypsin-like peptidase domain-containing protein; the encoded protein is MGGRDETELDAYSRVVTTVADRLLPSIASLKLMQRVRGGRRPAASGSAVALTPDGHLVTSAHVVSGAREGTATFADGHEVDFEVVGGDDLSELAVVRVHGDVLPAQLGDAATLRVGQLVVAVGNPLGMAGSVSAGVVSALGRSFVTSAGRHGRVVDNVIQTDAALHPGNSGGALADGRGSVVGINTAVIGPHIGQGLGLAVPVNNTTKRIIAALMRDGHVRRAWLGVGGGGRPLPPKAARELGQQHGVEVLSVVPDSPAGRGGIRPEDIVVTVDGVPTPDVGSLQHLLTAARIGRRVPVVVVRHGQVVHLHVRPTELETART